Within bacterium, the genomic segment GCCGTGCGTAACGAGGTCGATCTGCGCGGCTTGCGCGCCGATGAAGCTATTGCGCGCGTCGAACTCTACCTGGACGAGGCTGTCATGGCGGGTTTCTCCGAAGTGCGCATCATCCACGGCAAGGGGACCGGGGCCCTACGCGCCTCCATCGGCCGTTTTCTACGCGACCACCCGCGGGTGGCCGCCGCGCGCCTGGGCCATTGGAACGAAGGCAATACCGGGGTGACCGTGGTGGAGTTGCGACCCGACTGACCTTCACCGGCCCCTCGAGCAATATATCAGGATCGGGAAACTATGCAACGACTTGGCAAGGAACGGGAGGAGGCCATCGCCGCAGCGCGCGCAGCCGCCGTTGTACTGATGCGCCACTTCGGCGCCATTCAAAGGGAGCAGATCGATCTCAAGGGGGCGGCAGATTTCGTCACCTTTGTCGACAAGAGTTCGGAACAGCTGATCATCGACCGGCTGAGCCGTGCCTTTCCCGCTCATTCCTTTTATGCAGAGGAATCAAGCCGGGCGGATGGCGGTGGTTGCCGCTGGATTATCGATCCCCTCGATGGCACCACCAATTACATTCATGCCATCCCGGTTTTTTCGATCTCGATCGCCCTGGAGGTGGAGGGCGAAATCCAGTTCGGGCTGGTGCTGGATCCGGTACGCGATGAACTCTTCACCGCTGAGAAGGGGGACGGAGCAACCTGTAACGGTGCGGCCATCGCGGTTTCGGCCACCACAGAGCCCGGGCGAAGCCTTCTGGCCACGGGATTCCCCTTCAAACAGAAACACCATCTGGACATCTACCTCGAGGCCTTCCGCGCGCTCTTCCTGCAAGTCAGCGGCGTTCGTCGCCTCGGCTCGGCCGCCCTGGATCTCTGTTATGTGGCCTGCGGCCGGTTTGAGGGCTATTGGGAGATGGGCCTTTCGCCCTGGGATGCCGCGGCAGCGAGCCTGATCCTGACGGAAGCAGGGGGACGGATCAGCGATTTCAGCGGCGGCGATCGGGCGGTATGGAGCGGGAATGTGGTGGCTTCCAACGGACGGCTGCATGAGATGATGCTGCAGGTTACGCGCCGCCACCTTGCACCGCTGGTTGCCGGAGCCTGAACTGTGCGGCGCCGGTTTCGCATGGTGTTGCTGCTGCTGGCGATGGCCGGAATGACCTGGTATGGAAAGGCGGACAATCCGGCGGTCACCCTGCAGGACTGCTTGAACGATCCGGCGCGATACGACGGCCGGCGCATCATTCTTGCCACGGAGGTGACGGTGGTGCGGATCTGGCCGGACAGTTTGTGGGTTCGGCAGATGGGCCGACTCTGTACGGTTTTAGGGCCGCCTGGTACGGCGCAACCGGGTGATTATCTCAGTCTTGTGGGTATCTTTCGCGCTCCCGCCCGGCTCGACTTGGAGCAGCTGCATCCCGCCAAAGGCCGCCGCGCCAAAATTCTCTGGTCGGCCTTGCCGCCGCTCATCCTCGCCGGATTTTGGCTTGCCGCCTACCGTTTCAGATTCAGCACACTATGCTGGGAGGAACGGAAGTCATGCCAGACCTGGTGACCCATACCTTCGCGGCCTGGCTGCTGGCACGGCCCGAGCGCTGGCGCAAGGTACGGCTTTTTTTCTTCGTCGGCGCCATTCTGCCCGACATCATCTCCCGCCCCATTTATATTCTTCAACCCCGCTGGCAGGGCTATACGGTCGCCCTGCATACCCCTCTGTTCGCCCTCCTTTGCGCTCTGCTGCTCGCCGAATTCATGGCGCCGGCGCTGCGCTGCGCCGCCCGTATCGCAATCAGCGCCGGGATACTCCTCCACTTCGTCCTCGACTTGATGCAGAGCCATCTCGGCGCCGGCTACTACTGGTTTTTCCCTTTTTCCTGGCGGAGCTTCGAGCTGGGCTGGTTCTGGCCCGAGACGACGGTCTCGTGGATTCCGCTCTGGCTGGGGCTGATGGCGGCGGCGGAAGCGATGCTTTGGTGGCGCCGATCCCGGCATTCTTCCGGTGTATGAACACCCACGCGCTGCCTTCCGCTTGCCCGAACCACACGGCTCATTCAGTTCAGGGCTGGTCTGCCTCCAGCGCCGTCTCCCCCTCCCGTTTCAGCCACTCGCTGGCCTTCTCTTTCTTGTCCTGCGCGCGTCCGGCGACCTCCATCGCGACCGGGCACGCCAGAACCTGCCGGTACCAGGTGGCGGCCCTCTGTTTTTCACCGAGGGCATCACAGCACTGGGCGATTTTCCAGAGGATGACCAGCTCGTTGTAGCCGTTGTTATGCGCGGCGCGGCGGGTTACGTGTAATAGGGCGGTATAGCTCTCGAGAGCGGCGGCCCAATCCGTCTTGAGAAACTGGGCTTCGGCGAGCGGCCACAGGAAAAAACGGCTTGAGGGGTAGCGTGCCAGCCCGAGGCGAGCAAAGGCGATGGCATGGTCATATTGCTTCTCGCGAAGGTAAATCCAGGTGAGGTTGGACCAGGCGGAGGCGGGGGAGAAACGGGTGCATTCACTGGCGCGCAGGATATTGGCGATACCCTCACGGCGGCGGTCCGGAAAGAAGGGCAGCCAGGAAAAATGGAAGGTTACGCGGCTGCGCCAGTACTGCCAGGTGCCGATACCGAGGCGGGCATCGCAGTAGGTGCTGTCCTGGCGGAGGAGGGGCTCCAGGTAATCGAGGGCCGACTGGATGGCGCGATAGGCGGGCCAATATTTCCCCTCGCGGCTGAGCTGGGCGCTCTTGTAGGCATATGCGGCGCCCGCATAGAATTGGGCGTCCGGATCGCGGGGTTGCGAGCGCAGCAGCCGTTTGGCCAGAGCGATGGTGGTATCGATGCCTTGATAAAAAGCGTCGCGCCATTCGCCCGATTCAAAATCGAGCATCATCGATTGGCAGATAGCGGCGCGATAAAAGGGGCCTTCCGGTCGGCCGGGATAGTCGCGGATGACGCGGTCGAAGAGGTCGAGCGCCCGGTCATACTCATGGATCACCCCCCATTCAATGCCCTGGCGCAGCACGGCCGCATCGGGCTGGCTCGAGAAGAGCAACCGCGGGCCTAAGAGGAGGAGGAGAGCCGCCGCCAAGCGGATCGGCGCAGGAAGAGAAGGGGTCATATGGCTCCGGGCAAAAAAAAAGCCTGTCCGATCGACAGGCTTTGCAGTGAACTCTCGGGACTAGTCCATGATGTACTGGAAAGGATCCACGGGCTTGCCATTCACGATCACCTCGTAATGGAGGTGGGGACCGGTAGAGCGTCCGGTGTCGCCAACGCGGCCAATCAAGGTATAGCGGCTGACGGTCTGGCCGGGCTTTACCAAGATGGATTCGAGATGGGCATAGCGGGTGAAGCGCCCATAACCATGATCGATCAGCAAATATTTGCCGTAGTCATGATTGGGCCGGTAGCTGGTGACCACTTCAACCACTTTGCCATCGGCGCTGGCGTACACTTCGGTGCCGCGGGGGGCAGAAAAATCGACACCTTCGTGATGTTTGAACCGGTCGATAAAGGGATCGAGCCGGTACCCGAATTTATCCGTTACTCTGCCACCGCCCAAAGGCCTTATGGATGGGGTTTGTTTCAAGCGCCGCAGGTTATTGTAATACTCTTTCATGATCTCCTGGCGGCTCTCCACGGCCAATTCCGCACGTTGCGAGAGGTTGTCCAGCAGGGTCTTCATCTGGAAGGCCTGCTGGTTCACGTTGCCGGCTCCATAGGTCAGGTCGATGGCCGCAGCGTTGATATTTCCACCAACCCCCATCTTCTTGATATCGCTGTTGATGGCGGGCAGGTCGACAAAAACGCGCAGATCATCATCCTGTTTTTCTACGGATTGCAGTTTGGCTTCGAGCGTGCGGACCTGTTTGTTCATGTCCGCAAGCAGAGACTGCAAGCGGCTGTTACTGCGGCTGAGGCTGGCCATCTGATAATCGCTGTAGAGCAGATTGATCAGACTGGCACTGACCACAACCACCAGCACGATCGTGGCGATACCTAACGCAATGATTCCGACGATTTTTTTCCAGCCTAGACTAATTTCCTTAAGTTCTGTACCCCCCAAAGAGAAATAGAGAAGCTTCAATTGTTTGTTGCTCATTTCTATTTCCTTTGAGTTAAATGATAGATTCTCCTGTCCTTAGATGCCTAAAACCTGATCTACTGAACGGGGATAGAGATGGAGGGTAATGAATCAATGTACTAATCCGAAAGAAAATAGTCAAGTAAAAATTGCCTTCTAATTTTTAACTCTATGATAAATATGGAGATTTTCAGCCCAAATATTTACGCAGAAGGTTGCTGCGGGAGTTATGACGCAGGCGGCGGAGGGCTTTTTCCTTGATCTGCCGGACGCGTTCGCGGGTGAGGACGAAGCGCTGGCCGATCTCCTCGAGGGTGAGGGGGTGTTCCATGCCGAGGCCGAAATAGAGGCGGATGACCTCGGCTTCGCGGCTGTCGAGGGAGGCGAGGGCGCGCTCGATCTCGATGCGCAGGGATTCCGCCTGAAGTTGCGAATCGGGCGCGGGCATCTCATAGTCCTCGATGACGTCCATCAGCTTGTTCTCCTCCTCTTCATCGATCGGGGCATCGAGGGAGAGTTGTTTGCTGGTGTTGCTCATCAGGTCGGAGATGTCGGCGGGGCTCATGTCCATCTCTTCGGCCAGCTCTTCGTTGGTGGGCTCGCGTTCGTATTCCTGTTCGAGCGAGGAGAAGAGCTTTTCGATCTTGTTGAGGGCGCCGATCCGGTTAAGCGGTATGCGGACGATGCGGGACTGTTCGGCGAGAGCCTGAAGGATAGACTGGCGGATCCACCATACGGCATAGGAGATGAACTTGAAGCCGCGGCTTTCGTCGAAGCGCGTAGCCGCTTTGAGCAGGCCGAGATTGCCTTCATTGATGAGATCGCCGAGGGAGAGGCCCTGGTTCTGATACTGTTTAGCGACGCTGACGACGAATCGGAGATTGGACTTGGTGAGGAGCTCCAACGCTTCCTGATCACCAGAGCGGATGCGGCCTGCCAGTTCGATCTCTTCACCGGCGGTGAGGAGGGGAATCTCGTTGATTTCGCGTAAATAGCGGTCGAGGGAGTCCTCGACGTTCGCGATCTGAAAAAGCATCCCTGTCCCTGCCAATCTTCACCCCCCGAGTTTCCGAACTTGGCTTCTGCGGGCCTATCGGGCTAATATAAGGAAAGCGAGCCACTTTGTCAAGATATGATTTCTCCGATCGGTGATTATTTGGCGTCCGCGCCGCCAAAATGGCCAAAACGCAGAAAAGAATTGACTTTGACCGAAAACTTATTATATTATTATTGAGATCTTTCCGCACTCTCACATTCAGGACAGGGGTATGTTGCGACTTGCCGTAGCGCTCACCGTTATTGCTCTGATCTTGCTCAATACGCTGCTGTTCGGCGGGGCCATTATCTCCTCGTTTCAGGG encodes:
- a CDS encoding inositol monophosphatase family protein, coding for MQRLGKEREEAIAAARAAAVVLMRHFGAIQREQIDLKGAADFVTFVDKSSEQLIIDRLSRAFPAHSFYAEESSRADGGGCRWIIDPLDGTTNYIHAIPVFSISIALEVEGEIQFGLVLDPVRDELFTAEKGDGATCNGAAIAVSATTEPGRSLLATGFPFKQKHHLDIYLEAFRALFLQVSGVRRLGSAALDLCYVACGRFEGYWEMGLSPWDAAAASLILTEAGGRISDFSGGDRAVWSGNVVASNGRLHEMMLQVTRRHLAPLVAGA
- a CDS encoding metal-dependent hydrolase, which codes for MPDLVTHTFAAWLLARPERWRKVRLFFFVGAILPDIISRPIYILQPRWQGYTVALHTPLFALLCALLLAEFMAPALRCAARIAISAGILLHFVLDLMQSHLGAGYYWFFPFSWRSFELGWFWPETTVSWIPLWLGLMAAAEAMLWWRRSRHSSGV
- a CDS encoding M23 family metallopeptidase; translation: MSNKQLKLLYFSLGGTELKEISLGWKKIVGIIALGIATIVLVVVVSASLINLLYSDYQMASLSRSNSRLQSLLADMNKQVRTLEAKLQSVEKQDDDLRVFVDLPAINSDIKKMGVGGNINAAAIDLTYGAGNVNQQAFQMKTLLDNLSQRAELAVESRQEIMKEYYNNLRRLKQTPSIRPLGGGRVTDKFGYRLDPFIDRFKHHEGVDFSAPRGTEVYASADGKVVEVVTSYRPNHDYGKYLLIDHGYGRFTRYAHLESILVKPGQTVSRYTLIGRVGDTGRSTGPHLHYEVIVNGKPVDPFQYIMD
- a CDS encoding RNA polymerase sigma factor RpoD/SigA, encoding MLFQIANVEDSLDRYLREINEIPLLTAGEEIELAGRIRSGDQEALELLTKSNLRFVVSVAKQYQNQGLSLGDLINEGNLGLLKAATRFDESRGFKFISYAVWWIRQSILQALAEQSRIVRIPLNRIGALNKIEKLFSSLEQEYEREPTNEELAEEMDMSPADISDLMSNTSKQLSLDAPIDEEEENKLMDVIEDYEMPAPDSQLQAESLRIEIERALASLDSREAEVIRLYFGLGMEHPLTLEEIGQRFVLTRERVRQIKEKALRRLRHNSRSNLLRKYLG